TCTCTTTCATGTACAATACATatgcacaatgggggggggggggggttgttgggcTTGGTAGTGCTGCTTGATGTTATGCATATTGGGGGGTTAACCTAAGGGATAGTGTTGAACTCCCAGATTTAAATATTAACTATACATTCAAGTAAATCAACTACTGACACAATTGTTGCATCTTATGCTGCAATCATTTACATATAGGTACTGTACTTAATTCTGGTGGGTGGCTTCTTTGGCACACCTTGGTCATGTGTGTTTTGATAAGTAGTTCCTAGCTCTCTCATGTGATGTCTTAATATGATAGTGTAATACATCACTTAAGCAAGCTTGAAGTAGTGACTACTTTTCAGTGCACACGGAACATGTGGAACAACAATACACCTCACATGAGAAAGGAAAGATTTGTGGACCTTGAACCAGGTGATAGCTAACTAAAAAGTACTTGAAAGTATTTTGGACATTTAAATTCTGAGTTTATTATTACATGTTTTTGAAATACTGATTAATGTAAAGCTGTTGAGCTGTCATGTTACTGATATAGCACTAATGTCAGTCTAGTATGGAATAAAAACATAAATACGCATTTATAACTGGAAAACACACCATAAAATAAACAGTGGAGCACACTTACCCAGCAGCCATCCATTATTTTCTAAGTCCTTGTCCAGAGTATCATATATTCCCGATTGGCGCAATATATGGGCATCATGACAGGATCCTGGAAAGCCGGTGACAACATCACGGATTATGAGGTTTGAATCACATATCACCTGGATGTTGAGGGAATGGTAAGCCTTACGGTTTCGGTAGATGTGCTCCTGTTCTGATGGGGGACATAAtggcacatgggtgcagtctattgcCCCAATGACATTGGGCATTCCTGCTAGGTCAAAAAAACCACGTTTTATTTGATCCCGCTCTTCACGTGACTTGCCCATATGTATGTATTTTGGAGCAAGTTGTCGCAGTGCTTGCAGGACCTCGACCAAGCAGCGGGAAAAACTGGGTTGTGAGATGCCAACAATCTCACCACTGACATGTTGGTATGAGGCCTTTCCTAAAAAATGAAGTACTGCCAAAAAACGCACAAGACCTGGTACTGCATTACTTCTCCGCGTGCGTGTTTCTAGGGCCAAGTGTATTTCATCATACAGGGAATGTATCATGGGAGAGGATAATCTGAATTTGGCTATCACCTGGGTTTCAGTAAATTGATCCAAAAAGGTACGTGAACGAAATACACGTTTCTCTATCTGAACGACATTCTGACGTGTCCTTCTTCGCCTCTGGATCAGTTTCAGTTCAAATAGAGCACATCCAAATGGTTCCATCTTGCACAAAACTCCTAACAAAATTTACCACAAGCCTGAACCGCCAAAAAATTCCTCTCAACAAATGAAATATCGCCTGGGAAATGTCATAACGCCACCCTCAGGGAGGTGCTTATTTAACGATTGCTTAGCGATCGTTAATTGTCTAAAAAACCTTTGTGAATTGCACTTCTGTACATATTTAACGATTTGAGTCGTTAAAACAACGATCAATACGTTCAATAACGACTCAAAACTAAAAATATCGGTTCTGTGTAGTGAAACGTTATTTGATGATTTTTACAAGCGTTAAATCGTTTAGTGAATTGGACTTGCTTCAATAACGTGTGAAATCGTTTACATAACGACCGGTATCGGCaaaaaaagctttgtgaattgagcccatagtgtcgttgcatctctgatttctcactggccaacttgtcacattcccattttagactgtgatattgtgccggatctacagtacatgtcggggaaggtagtcttacccggttctcagcagcaagcgggttgattccagcaacgcgggtggtcacgggacaagcagcagcaggtgtaggtaaataagccgaagtcagagggccaatgtcgttgcccagcaccacctcagcaggtaggttgtccatgataccaactgtggtctttcctgacccggctccccagtctaagtgcacccgggcggtgggtacgcgaaatacagcaccccctgcgacccggacggcaactgtgcgagtggacacgttctctggctttaccagatgtttttgaatcagagtgatagtagtcccggaatctcttaggccccgtactcacgaccaaacatgtctgctgaaactggtccgcaggccagtttcagcagacatgtttggtcgtgtgtgggcgcgagcgggccgaattccagcaaacatttgcccgctgggccttttcccagcagacaaatattcctggacttgttttaaaacagtccgctggaattcagcccgctcggacatgtacggtcgtcagtacagacctaccgtacatgtccaggcgcccgccgtccctcgcatgcgtcgaatgacttcgacgcatgcgtggaagcattttaaaggcgggccgcccacgtcgctgcgtcattgtcgcggcgacaccgcgtcatcgacgcggcgacaccgcggacacgccccgcgtattgtttacgcgcggacttctgtacgatggtgtgtacaaccatcgtacagaagccctctggcagacatgtatggtgaaaacggtccgacggaccgctttcaccatacatgtttggtcgtgagtacccggccttaggccttgtgctacttgtccattcacccgtacctcctgacggtgatgctgacggttatccggagaggcagcttgtattgggtctgcctcataccaaatttccagacattcctcagagcccccctcggtctccaggcagtgagcCGCAgggggacgtgatggagtgacctcggtgttgggtgttgtgcgtctccagttgttatttgtagctctcaaagggcaataacgagcaatatgtcccgtgtcgctgcagtgatggcacgtcaccctaggcgaatcccggggtagttgctaggcccctgaggacgtggtgggactggagctcgaaactctgggcgtggggtgacggttggagtacgcggatctaccttctgagccagccgcgtcgtaccctggcttactttccttgtctccgcgtactcatctgctagccgagccgcctcgtttaagttagcgggacggcgatctcgtacccagtcttgtatgtctgcggccaggtcttggaagaaatgttccattaggaacagctgcaatacttcctccccggtgttggccttggacccaaagggatgccaccctttgtaactggttggcccattccatgtgggagtccacagccttcttcttggactcccggaagcgccggcagtaggcttctggcgttacggcatatccggttagcagcgcctttttaacttgctggtattgttaattatcctctggagcgagagcacgaaaggcttcattggctttgcccgacaatttccctgacaaaatagtgacccattggtctggtggtatctggtgtagtgagcactgcctctcaaagtccgccaaatatccatcgatttcctcctcactttctacaaaagctttaaatgcagtgaacggtattttctttcctgtagcagcaggtgggggggtaggaactgcaggtgtaatgggctgtctcgctcttaccagttccagttcttgtcccctcttcgtttgtatctcctcccttgcttcccggaacagctggttgattagttccacggacgtttctggatacaaggataatctccgctgtacaatcccagtaattacatcttcctcgctgaccggtgcaaggggctcagttccttccatggatccatccatttcgtccagccccagcaggtcagctatcagctccctccgtggtctgttgctggcgctcctaccacgactctccaatagatatttcagtgtggatcttttcagcctggcgtactgcgactccattcagcacttgctctttggataaaaggaccatcccagtgctgccaaccaatgtaacggctacccgggctagtgagagggtctcagccgttggagaagtccttttccctggcaagctgcgatatgcaagtagcgCCAGTATCCCCGTCcaatagatccagagagagagagagaattccccttcacgaacgagacaaggctacgttgaagggtcaaacaagactgactttattttccagtacacagcacacttttatacagaatttggaacatcccacccccaacaacagctttcccattggtcaattgtaaagtatatacagtcttcactcaggtcctccttgaccatgcaaatgaggacttgaaatagtcaacagggattggtccaatagcttggatagaaagacttgtgtattgagacagaagccccagggggtaatcaatgtacacaataacccggtctacttaattactacctctgagaggttacattcttttagaacaatacaaagtcccttagcgtaaacacatacatcttcaaacacacattctaaaagtcatttagaGGAGATAATTCTCTCCTAGAGACATCCCGTCTCCGACAACCACTctcaacctgcagaacacaataaaaggtatttcacaagacggctccacttagcatttcaatagactgagctaagcattgaatggtcattgtcctattgacctagtcaggacaaaatTAACCACTTGTTATGTGTCCAGTACcttctgcaatgaactgtcagtaatgtcccatcttctgaaatatacatagttatatatatatatatatatacatagttccgttacaatacatataccgtatttgccggcgtataagacgaccccctaattttccagctaaaatgttggttttgggatatactcaccgtataagacgacccccttcctactagtcatgcctcccctcacctcactgtgccattacatgccagactgtgccaccattacatgcctcactgtgccattacatgcctcactgtgccaccgttacatgcctcactgtgccaccgttacatgcctcactgtgccaccgttacatgcctcactgtgccaccgttacatgcctcactgtgccaccgttacatgcctcactgtgtcaccgttacatgcctcactgttccattgttacatgcctcactgtgccattgttacatgcctcacggtgccattgttacatgcctcactgtgccactgttacatgcctcactgtgccaccgttacatgcctcactgtgccattgttacatgcttcactgtgccaccattacatgccagactgtgccaccattacatgcctcactgtgccattacatgcctcctcactgtgccaccgttacatgcctcactgtgccattgttacatgcttcactgtgccaccattacatgccagactgtgccaccattacatgcctcactgtgccattacatgcctcactgtgccaccgttacatgcctcactgtgccaccgttacatgcctcactgtgccatcgttacatgcctcactgtgccaccgttacatgcctcactgttccattgttacatgcctcactgtgccattgttacatgcctcactgtgccattgt
The sequence above is drawn from the Rana temporaria chromosome 4, aRanTem1.1, whole genome shotgun sequence genome and encodes:
- the LOC120935210 gene encoding putative nuclease HARBI1 — encoded protein: MEPFGCALFELKLIQRRRRTRQNVVQIEKRVFRSRTFLDQFTETQVIAKFRLSSPMIHSLYDEIHLALETRTRRSNAVPGLVRFLAVLHFLGKASYQHVSGEIVGISQPSFSRCLVEVLQALRQLAPKYIHMGKSREERDQIKRGFFDLAGMPNVIGAIDCTHVPLCPPSEQEHIYRNRKAYHSLNIQVICDSNLIIRDVVTGFPGSCHDAHILRQSGIYDTLDKDLENNGWLLGDAGYPCLPWLLTPINRPSSPAEAAYNVAHTKTRVVIERCFGVLKSRFRCMSLSGGFLQYSPSKVADMFLACSILHNIARHGGLQEELDTTVEDDMPTIPVENDHRGNAARSKLITNYFTGNKPP